tcatgcttttagatttttaaatgacgatatctatttttcgccattaaatggaaagtgaaaattttcaagcgcggctaagaatgaatgctgggaaaagcctgtgtgatgtcattctggttccggctgccgctgtgtgaggccaccttggtgtgaggctttGAGCAccactacaatgcaggctgctagcaggtagcacttggcttaaataaagattagtaataccttatcaagagaaggaaactttcctaccataggcaattttaataggtgattattaagatacgTTTCCCTGAgatccgtgcctcatgcatgcattggtaatctcagacgatgaaaactcctgactactagtatagcatctaggtccctgtggcatCACGTGAAGTGGGTTTAGAACTTATTGTTAGGCTTGGATATGTGCTGAACACATGGGAGCATTTTTAGGAAGTGAGGTATGGGTGTAGAACTAGGTCGCAGGAGTATGAAGATGATAATGTTTAAGTTTTGGCATGCAGAACTCGTATCTAGAATTAGGGTGCAGAGGGTGAGAGTGCAGTTTTGGAATGCAGGGGATGGGTGTGGAACTGGAGTTCACGTATATGATGGTGGACTTTGGGTGACGTACGTTATAAATGAAATAGATAACCCTCAATAACTTTGAGTATAAAAGttgtaatggaaaaaattattatgggttgctgttgattttaatgaaaaatagagaacatggaagtttcataatttttatacttcaaaagatgtagaggaaaaataaagaaagaaagaaagaaaataaactgTAAGTAGACGtcagaaaattaattctatcgctgcATTACGATATGGGGACAAGGGGCGTGGGTATGAAACCCATGTGAAGATATGAGGTGAGCAGGGGCAGGGGCAGATAAAAGGGGGGCCCAATGGACCCgggccctgggccacccaccaaCCCAGGGCTACCCACCAAGTGTGAGCTTTGAGCCAATAAAGAGGTAAATCTCACGAAAtcggaagaaaagagaaaaaaaacatcttgTATGAGGGGAATCGAAGTGAAGCTGGATTGTTTTTTGGTTTACATGTAGTCGTGCagattgatattaataaatggTTAACGTTGCTGAAAATAAACACTTTTTCTGGTGGCGTTGTTAACCCACTttgtgctatccttcttcctggggaaCTGGTGAGAAATACGGAGGGTACTTTAATAAAATGTtgcaactatgaaaaaaacaatacaaagctattttataacACATCCAgatgcgtttttttttaattgatgaggtaAAACTGTTTAATATTGGCAAATATTTTTACGTtaactgaaatataaaatctaatgtaataagttatagcaaattaaataatggaccaTGTAACAGCTGATATATCGGCCTGCCGCACTTACAGGGTTAATGTAGCTCTGAACACAACCAGTGACACACCAAGCGGTATCATCGGAAACACGAGTTGCGTGCTTAGCTCATTGATTATTTAGGACTCCCACCAAAATACATAGGCCCTGGACCACCAACATCTGATATCCGGCCCTGAGGaagggtggtctggggtgattgggatGCCTTGGCTAGGGCTCATGATGCTGCTCCCCCATACCGCGGGATGCAGGGGTTGTCCCTCGGAAAAtgttaggaaattgcatgcccggaaacgGATTTCGATGCTATTCTGGCTcagataaaaattgcaatttcacaagaaaaaatactatgaaaagtgagaatttcatagctcaaaaaattttattatgttttatggTTTCATTTACTATTATATGtatagtgaatttgttccttgaaagtGCGCTAAAATCTAAGacaaaactctaaaataaccttttttaataatttttcaaaaagcaTCAGATTCTCTTTTTAATTTGACACccttattttacttattttttttatataaccttGTTACACTGTGTGTAAAGCAACTATGAAATATGAAAGTATAGGATTTTATAACAGTAAAAAAGCTTTGGTTTATGTAATCTGTATCTTTctttattacacttttcatatGCTCTTACGCTATAGGCGTGAACATTGTGGGGGCTCTTGgtgatcgccgaccagccgacctggccagagtGCCTCTGAAGGTGAGGAAATGGGTGCAGTTTGGGGATGTGGGCATAGGCGGAGATAGGGGGACATGGAGGCACGTACTCCCCCCAGACGCTTGAAAAAGAGACAGATTTTTAACTTTGTTATCATTACCTCTGTTTTTTGTGTATtgtggagcctcaatcattaagcCTTAGGAAAAAGAAACTTTGGGTGGGACATGGAGGCATGTACTCATTAAGACGCTTAAAAAAGAGATAGATTTTTAACACGATTATCATTACctccatttttttgttaatttgctCAGGGCCGGATATCAGATGTGGGTGGCCTGGGGTGGGGCCTATTTTGGTGGGAGTCATAAATAATCAATGAGCTAAGCACGCAACTCGTGTTTCCGATGATAACACTTGGCATGCCATTGGTTTTGTTTTCAGAGCTACATTAACCCTGGAAGTGTGGCAGGCCAATATATCGGCTGTAACAtggtccattatttaatttgctatagcTTATTGCATTAGATTTATCTTCTGTTAATCGTAAAAATATTAGTCAATATTAATCAGTTTAagctcaataataaaaaaaacacttatggatatttaataaaatagctttgaattgtttttttcgtagttgctacattttattaaaataccctcctcATTTCTCGCTGGTAGGCgctctggccaggtcggctggttgACGATTGCCAAGGGCCCCCATAATGTTCACGCCTATTGTGTATGAGCatatgaaaagtgtaataaagAAAGGCAGATTACAAGAGCCAAAGTTTTTTACTAATAGAGCCCAATTCAAGAAGACAGAAATGCCCTCCATTGGTCATATGCTAGTCAGTACTAAAAAAAAAGCATTGCCCTTGCAGGAAAGGGGCtcgaaaactgtcgttattatacATATATAGTGACTTattctacttcattcattcacacggcgccttaagcgcaaacatacatataaattcagaggtaaggaaagaaagggataggaacatggaatagaaaagaaatgtatcggccatattggcttatttcacttgggctcagcgtgccccgaaacgcatgttcctgtctctttcctgctatcgtgtgagtgtgtatctttcctttcatccttttgtcctcgtccattccttctgttggtgagtggtaagctgccccagtgccatctattggttacccttgtgggccaaagcaaagggagtttcctgtgtataaacccccgccgaagtCCTGGTAgtgcaactggtagagcacctggccggcaaccaggaggttctgggttcgagtcccagtcaggccgcatttttaccctctgatttctggctttttccatctaccacagcaccattgtcctcgtccttttactattccatgttcctatccctttctttccttacctctgaatttatagtaacttattaatattttcatatcaagATAAGAGAATGTTTAATTCAGTAATTGTTGCATATTGCttttaatgtcaaatatgagaagactgtttggctgtcagacccttgtgcctccccaaGAAAAATTCCTGGATACACCCTTGGATGTGGGCATTGAGTGTGGAACTCatgacaagggcgtacccagtggggggcaaggggagggcagctgcccccctagaagcaaaagtaaatttagttggttcaaaacgaaatttttgaaaaatgttattcaaagAAAGTGActttagtataaaatatgtaatttaaagcaCTGTcataatattcttgaaattttggtttcttaaCATTTTCTGTGTTAGTATAACTTGTGAATATAACGACCAcagcttgcccccctctagttttggtATGCCCTTGACTCAGGAGCAGCATGATGACGTGGTTGTCAATATATGTAGCTACATGAGCAGCTTTATTGTTGTTCACATGacttcaatgtaaaaaaaagtaaagctTGATTGTAGAAGTTCTTGACTCAGCACATACATAGGTATATGAAAGAATGATTCATCATTTTACAAATATAACATTCTCAGAGATATTTTAATGGTTCTTGTGAATGCATGTCTGAAAtaagataataataacaatgttgTGCAAGATCTGATCAAACCAAGAACTTACCTGAGATTGTCACTGAAAGGCACTGCCTCCTATGATGTGAAGGCTAAGAATAATATTGGGTTCAGAGGATAGACTAAGTGGCACCAGGAtgggtatttttatttaatttttgcatgctaaaaaaattgatacttgatgaatattttcagtttgcaaagaaaatatatttgacaaAATGAGGGAGATTTCTTGCATTTCTTCAGCCCTGAACTGAGATGGTACCAAAGGAAAACTTATAAAAGACACCATCACCTCGTGAATCTGTTCACGGAGCACATCTTTGACTCCAGTAACTTTGGTACATGTAGTCCTAGGACTGAATTGCACATCATGCAAGGttacataaattaaatataaagtatAGGTACTCACTTATTTCTTAATACTTACACATTAAAATGAAAGAGTTTTTGGCATTCATTCAACTTAAACCCTGAAAGTTTTGTCATTTTAGTAGAACAGCTGGAAGAAAAGGTAGCCACCAATAATGCtcattttcttttgaatgaaaatgtaaattgtGGAAATATTTGTCTTAAGAGACTGTTTCATTCTGATTCTCCATTGAGCACCCCAAATCTGGAATTCCCTGATCTGGGAACACCCATTATTCGGCAATATTTCCAAGGCGTGCTTTAAGGGAAACATAAAACTTTCGCTGAATACATAATTACGTTCATCTTCATCTGCTCAAGCTGTTTCCCCCTCATATAATAATACTCCCCAATGTATCTGTTGATAATAGGACACACAGTCACTCTTATAACACTTTATTGCCTAGTCAAAAACTTTTTCATGCACTGCCTATGACTTGACTTGCCCAAGCGGGACTTGTCCCTTCTGCACGGGCTTGGCACGCAGTGGAGCAGACAGGCGACTGACATGAGTAATGCAAAACTTTTTAAATACGTTCTCTTTATtggttaatgaaaaaaaatgatcgtagtATTGTAAGAAAGTACTGTACATTAAAGATCTCAGCTAAATAATTGAAGATTTAGTTATGCATAGCACATTGAGTCGATACCTGGGACTCGAGTGTAACGTCACAGAGATGGGCAGTAGTAATGGGGAGAGTTTGTTTGCTTTGTAGTGGCCCACGTGAAGAAAAACATTAATCAACGGCTAGAATCTTCCTCCATCAGTCGTTCCCGATGTATTGATGGATTTTTGCACTGATGAAGCACCTGCACAACGGTGAGCGTTGATGAAATCAACGATATAGATAGCATACAGCTCATTGAACAATATTAAAGACGGCTTACATGGATCGCAAAGGGACttataacatatttaaaaaattttattgaatttaaaatttgagcgATAACATTTAATACTTGATATTCTGCACTATTTTCATAAGTTTTACTACTCATTGGGTTTTTCTCCcgtgaatttaattaaattaaaaaaataataataaaatatatacatcatTATGTGCATTCTTTTCACTCGGCCGTTTTGCAGTACTGCTTAATGGTTGAACATGACTTTGTAAAtttagaaacaattacttccttttcaatcataaatttaaatcgtTTGTAAATTAAAcatatgattttaatttaaatttgatctcattttgttgtAACTGATCAAATTCTTTCCTAAAAATACATAGCAGACCCACTAATGGTACTGAATACTACCACATCACCTGACATATGAAAAAATCCCAAATCTGACATCACCCAAGTCCCAAAGGTGCCGGATTTGGGGTGCTCATCTGTACAATATCATTTGCACCCAAGGCCAGTTTGTGATAATATCTGACCAAATTTGACAGTCAATTGCATTTGATATCACATATTTCTCTAGCAATGATTTAATCTTCATGTTGTTGCTATTTAGTTATGCTGATTTTCCATGCTTGGAGCGCTCACTATTTGGACCTTATTTTTGTAATACAAATTCACAACACtgtaaaaaaagttttccacAAAGCAAGGAAGAGGGCAGAGGATGTTGATATCATCCAAATCCCTTTTCAATGCCAATGTCACTGTCTTTATCCAGTCAATCACAGGATCTCTTCACGTGTAATAATAGTGATTATTACAACTTCTACTCAGAGATTTGGGATTTGTGTCGTCATCTGCATCTTTTCCACCTTTAGTATCCAAGTGTGGATTTCTCAAACAGCTCACATTGTGCCTGTTATATTGAGGGTTCAGTGTTGATGACGCTAAGGCAAGATCAATTTCTGCCTCAATTTCACTCTCAGTATCAGGAAAAAGATTGTCAGGAGATTGATGTGAATGGCTTCCAGAGGAATATGGTGTCTTCAAGGTATCGTTTGCCGCGATATTTTTTTGACGTTTAGCTATCAGCACTCGAAAAACGACACCCATAACCAAAGCCAGCATTCCAGCTCCAATCCCTGCACCAATATACCAATAGATTCTGTCATGATTTCCTGAAAATGATAAATGACCATGTTTAGTCCATGAAAGCCTTTCTGTTAGTGAGCAAAGGTTATGCAGGGTAAGACTGTGAATTATGATAGCTGAAGACATTGCTATAATTCTTCAATAGGCTCGTtcaatctaatttttattttcaaacaccAGAGAAAGGTCTGACAACTTACCATGTGTATGAGCCACATGTCAAGAATGGCATGGCTTTAtgaaatgcatataaaaatatatttgtatttgtgTATGACATTTTTATAGATGAGcaatatacagtgaaacctcgatataacgacaccccacggtgcactaattaacactcgctatagcgaattgtcgctttaccggaggtggagcaaataatagccaatatacctgttgcgaacagatatacaggaacaggagtggtgcggcgacagataaacatctatccgataaacgtaagcataaatccagacgaaaggcgatgtttttttgcatcactaaatttccttactcaaataacgactaactattcaaacaagttataagcgccgcactgaataaaaatcatgcaaagcattgtttcgtcatcattatatttatcgaacgacagtttaccacataaatttgagactgagcactccattaacttcatttctaacagatcgctagcaattacagaggttaaggagtcttcatgaaagtcttccggcggtgaaaccctcgctatggcgagagccaacaccgaaagggtctcgtaaaaacgaattttttaacacgcttattatagggtcaattgacggtgcatcggctatctctcgtaatagcgggtgtgtcgctatagcccgtactcgctttaacgaggttccactgtacatatgtattaaatttatgcaattatttctccatttttgcaATCTCTTTACCTTGAGTGTTCAAGCTATTACAGTACAGTAAACTATTACTGTAAATATTCAGAGGCATGCGAAGACACTGCCGGATTTCCTTTTTAGGGACATGCCTTGAGCTCACCTACTTTATACCATGCTCAGAATGTAAGGATTTAGttttgggaaggaaaaaggagttGCATGTGCTTCAGAGATTAATATGTCTACTCCAGGGAAAGGATATGTACAGTGGGGTAAAAGAGAGATAATTATGCTGTCACGAGTGAAGGATGCGATTGTGGTAGCAAAACTAAAGTGGGAAATAAATCACTTTGCAATGTTCcacaaaacattttcattactCCGACTCTCGGTTTCAACTTctatatagtcattatcaaggtggcTAAATGGTTCTCAGTGAGCCCCTTACATACACAGTGAGGGTGTAAGAAGGCAGAGGAAGGGGCGAAGGAGTCAGCAGACGAGGAATGCATGACTGGTCAGAAATGAGAGAGGGGGGCATTGTTAAGGAATTGCATCACGAGGAAGGGGAGAAAGGTAAGGTCAGGAGGGGAGATTGGGAGCATTTCCTTTAACACATATACAATGCTGTTTTTggaatgcaaaattatttctaGGTTTTCAAGAAAGTCCAGTCCAGAGTAAAGCCTGAAAACTTGATATATAGCAGCAAAACCAGATTAATTGCTTCATGTAAGACAGAGTGGGGGAGCAGAGAGTGATTGGTTACTGACTGAAGGGTCCTTGGTTCATATCCTTGGTAAAGCTTTCAAGTAGTTCCCAGCAAAATTAATCTGTGTGCAAGGTTGCCCAAGGAAAGGAATGGGCCCCCGTACTTTGAATGTGTGGTATCACACACCTCTGGCTTACATTGGGTTAAGCTCAACCCTCAAACGTACCAAAACCAAACTTTGGGTTGCAACACTGCAGAGTTAGTAAATATGTCTGGCAAAAGGTGAAAAAGAGCATTAATATTCACAAGAAAATGCAGTAACCCAAGACTTCATTACTGCTCTAAAGGTTCTCCTCCTTGCTATCCTATGACTTATGGCTACCTCTACCAGACCACGCTTTTGAGAGGGAAAATGGGGGTAAATTTATCAAAAGtagtgaaaaaagaaagaataaactttgcgaggctcactaatatatttgaaaaagtacaaTCCAGGTTTCACAATATATGTAGTTACATCATCAGGTTCTTAGCGACGTATGTTATAATACCTGGATcatgcttttttaaatatattagtgagccTGACAATGTTTCATTACAAAGAACAAAAAGGCTTTTTTCTCCTTGGAAATTTTGAACACGCctaattttatcatcaaaatctTTTACTATGGCAATTTTCTCCATACATTCCCCTTGGCAAGGGCCCTGCTAAATGTGTTCGGAAATAATTCACAAAGACATCATGAAAGAGTAGAAAACAGAAACCCAAGCAATTTATAGTTGTCTTGAATTAAATGGAGATGGgttgatatctttattttttttaaattgagcaaTTTAAAAACATAGAAGGTGACCTATTTCCAATAGTGAAAATTTATTACTAATTAAGGaaggaaaaacaatatttcaacctcaaaatttattgttattaaatgTTAATGCGGGGGATACCCATGCAACTTATTCaattcagtaaattttaattcaaatgtaCCTTCAGCCATTTGGGGATTCAGTATTTCACCTGTTTTATCATGATGCTTTGAAAGGACTTCATCAGTAGCTCCCAAATCAGCAGTGTTTAGCTTGAACATGTTCATCTCAAGTTCTTCTTGTGCCCTCCTTGACTTCTTTGCAATGTCATCGTCTTCTGCTTGTTTTCTGAAGGCTGCATCTCTCCCAGCCTCGTCCTTTTCTTGCATATCCTCCCTCATGACAGCTTTAGGATGTGGTGGGGGCAATGCCGCTGATTCTTTAAGGAATGCTCCTGTGTCATCATATATTTCATGCATCTCATTCTCATCAAAATTATCTTCCTCATCTTGATCAGTTTCACTGAAAAATCGCTTCTTGAGAACTCTCCCTGACACTGTAATTGCAGATTAGAAACAAAAACACGTCATATACTCTGGTGTCATTCAATCAGactcaaaattgaatttcattaaaagaattcacTGAAGATAAAGGTGATTTTGGACGAAAAAATTTTTCATGCCGGCAAGTtgccagaaatttgcttcaggGGAGCATTTGGGTTGCCTAAAAAGATACGTATTCGGTTTTCAATTTGCAAATTGCCTAGCCATGCAATTAATTAAAGCTGAACATGTTAGACTTTTACTCTATGCCTCAAGAGGTGTTGGAGTTGGGAAGGGAGAATAAAGTAGGCATTGATAAAGCCCAACTATGCCACAAGGGTTGGCATTGGAAGTGGGTACAACTGTGCTGCTTATAACAAAAACTAATCCACTTAGCAGCACTAATGCCGAGTCTACTCAAAATGGGATCATGATTCTCCCAAAATTTACTCAGAACTAGAATTCCAAAAAAATCTCTCCGTGAACATATAGTTGCTTCTTTCTACATGCAACAAACCACAGAACCACAGGCAAATGTTTTGGCCAGGCAATGTTGAACACTCAGGGAATGTTCTGGTGgttagatttttgaaaattcagACCTAACATTAATAAGATATCAAGTGAACATTTGTGTGCTTTGTGGCGATTTATAAGAAAAATTACAATGATAGTAATGATATTCTGGGCATACTGATGGAAAATCAAATCTTACCACACGTGTAGACAATTTTGAGGTACATCCTTGTATTTGGACTGCATGGATAACCGAAGTTTTCGATGGCTGCTGTTAGGCTACATTCCTTCTTTCCATGGCATATCTGCATTACCAGTTCAGTGGTGAAACTTGTGAGACATTCTGGAAGAAAGAATAATTCTTTGAGTTTCTTTTTGGTGGAGATATTAAGGTACACGTATTTATTTGTCATTGATAATTTATTGACCACTTCTTTCCgttataataattccttttttgagtTTTGGTTAGTTAATTCCATTCGTAATTCATAGTTAAtgcttttaaaacttattttcttcatcaggGCTGAAATGCAAACCTCTTCAATTTCTAACAACAACAATGAGTGTGGTGGAGCTTTGAGTTTGAAGTGCCACCACCAGGGACTGCCAACTGGCTGAGCCCTGTGGTTTATCGAGGCTGCTAAGCAGGGGAAGCCTAGTGCCTGGAAGGAGTCACTGAAACTCATGAACAATGACAGAGGCAGAGAGAGGACTTCTTCCTCCAATGTGAGATGACCGCGGCAGTGCATAGAGACTTCTACCAGACTATCGCTAAGGATTTAATAAACATCGTCTGACTtaactctatttatttcattgaagcaAGGTTAATTACTGTCCTTATCCAACCCCTTCAATGTGCAATTGGTATTCATAGAGTAATTGGGGATAGAAATAACACAATTAAACAATATGTAACAATTTTCATGGGATTTTTTTAGGAAAGATGGTAATAGATGAGCACACACTATGTGCATATTCCCTGTGGTCATGACGGATGAGAGCTTCAGAATATTGATGAAGGTCTGTGTAAGAACGACGAATATGTTCATTTGGAGTTGCCTTGTAGAGGTACCGtgcttgatttttatttctgagaGCATGCAGGGTGTCAGCTTTAAACCAGGAGTGGAATTTCTTAGATTTTGGTTTCACAATAGGGACATAATCCTCACCGGGACTTTCAATGATGGCATACAGTAAGTCCACTCTATCTTCGAGGGTGAAGGAGGAGAGCACTGACCAGGGTATGAGGTTGAGGGAGTGGTTTACGACTTCTCAGCTTACCTGCAACCATGCAAGGAAGGGTTTGAGAGGGCGGGGTGGTATCCCGCAGTGTTTCTTGGAGCTGGAAAAGTTGTAAATGATGTCGAAGGACTCATGGTCTGTGTCGAAAATGTTTCTGCTGGGGGTATTTGCCTTGGGGGGAGTGGTGGAAAGGAGGAGGTCCAATGTTGCTACGTTTCGCATCCATTTGTAGCAGCACTGGGAAAGATGAAggggatgaaatttttttgatgaaattttggagaAAGTACTCATCATGGGCGTCAGACGGAGACCCACTCGTTGGAAACTTCCAATGGATTGAGAGATTAAAGTCACCAGAAAAGATGATGGGACCAAGAGTAATGACACTCATCACAGAGTCAAGGCATTTTTCTAAGACGGAAAGATCACCGGCAGGAGGGCGATAGAAACAGCCCACATAAGTTTTGATAGGTTTCAAATGTTTATGAGAGGTTTGAGAGAGTTCAGTCCACACGATTTCACAATCAGTCTCTAATTCCAAGTGATGTTTTGAGGGAAATTTGTTATTGATAGCAACAAGCACTCCACCCCCTCTGGAGAGCCTATCTCTGCGATGTATGCTGTGAGTGGCTGAGAATGATATTTCATCATCCCGAACTTTAGAGTTCAGCCAAGTTTCTGTGAGCGTGATGATATCAAGTTTGGAAAGTTCATGGTCATAGGAGTCACAGGTTGATATGTAGTTTGTTCTAAATGCTTATGACATTTTGGTAGTAAAAATGCACTGTAAGGTCAGAGGAAGGGCCAGGGTTCAGCTGTACGTCactgcagtggtgcagcgagggggggaggggttgggggataaacccccccccagggctcagagaatttttaaagtttaatcaattttacttaattggactaatgttacgtatagaataatgtaaggataataaaaatattcttcggaaggctgtaaaacttaccattttgaaccatttatcttaatttttttctgggggagggcccccgcaccttccgcttcccctggtgggtattccgtacaccctaactccccagtattagttgtgcctaaaaccaccccctagcctcaattcctagctgcgcccctgcatcaccagaaaaaaggaaaagaagcaAGATAACGGCTTCAAGTCGAGGGTATGGTCTGGCAGTTGAGGATAAGATGTGTCGCCGGGACATCGGCAATGGAGCGGTGGGCAATGGAGGCTGGTGCAGGAGAGACCACACGATACGAacgaagaaaagagaaatattctttcACTTAACACTTCAGGGGGAACCAGGTGCATAAATGATGTGAGGGGTGCACATGGTGAAATTGCACAAACACGGAGGGTAAAATTCACTGGGAATAGAACACAAACTGCAAAGAAAGTAAACTTTAACGGAGCATGAGATGTGCACGTCCTCCCACTAATGTCCATAATGGGACAGtgggaccaggggcgcagctaggaatcaaggctgggagggtttaggtgcaacactaacaccggggtgtgtggggggtgtggggggtgtggtatacccaccaggataagcggtaggtgcgagaataataaattgtggaattttaaagataaatggttcaaaatggtgagttttacggctttttgagggatattttattcatcattacaatattctatcagtaatagcaatccaattaagtgaattggattaaacttaaaaatttctctgagctatgggggggtttaacccccaaaaccccccctccctgcgccactgagTGGGACACCTCTTTGACAGTTCTCACCCCCCTTTTCTCAACCCTCC
This genomic interval from Ischnura elegans chromosome 5, ioIscEleg1.1, whole genome shotgun sequence contains the following:
- the LOC124159048 gene encoding uncharacterized protein LOC124159048 isoform X1; amino-acid sequence: MCRKGLGECRGRFSIRLAPSAAFLLLFATVWQAPHVTTAEEIYREDPLALLSGTLRTFQRAGCEGELMTLRCPAGTSISVELAQYGRPPPPTQIFSSDSAPYRAPPVCPGVVSPDISCSWPAEMQYTLLQMVVEACQNKPQCKFHAAPKPGELFVDPCPRAAKFVEVAYKCRPYEFRSKVACQDETATIRCGARTNLAIYSATFGRSQMDSYNCPQPAGVPEEECLTSFTTELVMQICHGKKECSLTAAIENFGYPCSPNTRMYLKIVYTCVSGRVLKKRFFSETDQDEEDNFDENEMHEIYDDTGAFLKESAALPPPHPKAVMREDMQEKDEAGRDAAFRKQAEDDDIAKKSRRAQEELEMNMFKLNTADLGATDEVLSKHHDKTGEILNPQMAEGNHDRIYWYIGAGIGAGMLALVMGVVFRVLIAKRQKNIAANDTLKTPYSSGSHSHQSPDNLFPDTESEIEAEIDLALASSTLNPQYNRHNVSCLRNPHLDTKGGKDADDDTNPKSLSRSCNNHYYYT
- the LOC124159048 gene encoding uncharacterized protein LOC124159048 isoform X2, with the protein product MCRKGLGECRGRFSIRLAPSAAFLLLFATVWQAPHVTTAEEIYREDPLALLSGTLRTFQRAGCEGELMTLRCPAGTSISVELAQYGRPPPPTQIFSSDSAPYRAPPVCPGVVSPDISCSWPAEMQYTLLQMVVEACQNKPQCKFHAAPKPGELFVDPCPRAAKFVEVAYKCRPYEFRSKVACQDETATIRCGARTNLAIYSATFGRSQMDSYNCPQPAGVPEEECLTSFTTELVMQICHGKKECSLTAAIENFGYPCSPNTRMYLKIVYTCVSGRVLKKRFFSETDQDEEDNFDENEMHEIYDDTGAFLKESAALPPPHPKAVMREDMQEKDEAGRDAAFRKQAEDDDIAKKSRRAQEELEMNMFKLNTADLGATDEVLSKHHDKTGNHDRIYWYIGAGIGAGMLALVMGVVFRVLIAKRQKNIAANDTLKTPYSSGSHSHQSPDNLFPDTESEIEAEIDLALASSTLNPQYNRHNVSCLRNPHLDTKGGKDADDDTNPKSLSRSCNNHYYYT